One genomic region from Balaenoptera acutorostrata chromosome 1, mBalAcu1.1, whole genome shotgun sequence encodes:
- the REG4 gene encoding LOW QUALITY PROTEIN: regenerating islet-derived protein 4 (The sequence of the model RefSeq protein was modified relative to this genomic sequence to represent the inferred CDS: substituted 2 bases at 2 genomic stop codons): MELRLLHRKLRLNRTVRPGSIILRPSCATGWFYYKSCCXGYFQKLRNWSDAELECQSYGNGAHLASILNLKEASTIATYIGGCQRNKPVWICLHDLQKGQQXKWLDGAMYIYRTMSGKSMGRNKYYAEMNAKNNFLTWNSKECSKLQHFLCKYRQ, encoded by the exons ATGGAGCTGAGGCTGCTGCACCGGAAGCTGCGTCTCAATAGGACCGTAAGACCAGGTT CCATCATCCTGAGACCTAGCTGTGCTACTGGATGGTTTTACTACAAGTCCTGTTGCTAGGGATACTTCCAGAAGCTGAGGAACTGGTCTGATGCTGAG CTCGAGTGTCAGTCATATGGAAACGGAGCCCACCTGGCATCTATCCTGAATTTAAAGGAAGCCAGCACCATAGCAACGTACATAGGTGGCTGTCAAAGAAACAAGCCCGTATGGATCTGCCTGCATGACCTGCAGAAG GGGCAGCAGTGAAAGTGGCTCGATGGGGCCATGTATATTTACAGAACTATGTCTGGCAAGTCCATGGGTAGGAACAAGTACTATGCTGAGATGAACGCCAAGAACA attttttaacTTGGAACAGCAAAGAATGCAGCAAGCTCCAACACTTCCTATGCAAGTACCGACAATAG